Part of the Cupriavidus basilensis genome is shown below.
CTGGACCTTCGACATGGCCGGCAAGTCGGACACGTTCACGCGCGAATACCTGGACGACATGGCGGGCGAGTTCCCGCGCTTCGACGAGCGCTTCTCCACGCTGCCGTATCACCATGGCTACTACGCGCTGCGCCAATACGAGAGCAGCGCGCGTGGCAGCTACGACAGCCTTGCCCATCTGGACCTGCGCAGCGGCAAGCGCGCCACCTACCAGTTGCCCGAGGGCGACGCCTTGTCCGAGCCGGTGTTTGTGCCGCGCGCAGCCGACAGCGCCGAAGGCGATGGCTGGCTGCTGGCTACCGTCTACCGGGGCGTGCAGGCGCGCAGCGACCTGGTCGTGCTGGATGCCAGCGCGATTGCCGATGGGCCGGTTGCCACGGTACAGCTTTCGCACCGCGTGCCGTTCGGTTTTCATGGCAACTGGTGCGGTGCGGACTGATCCGGCAACAAGACGCGCATCGACATCCACTGCCTGGCGGCCGGGCTTGTTCCGGGCCGCAAACCAACCCAAGGAGAGCAGCATGGGATTACTGATTGGCTTTGCCCCGTTCGTCGCTTTTTTTATCGCCATGCGGAGCATCTCGCCGCTGGCCGGCCTGGCCGCGGCCTTCGTGGTCTCGCTGTTGCTGTGCCTGCGCATGTGGCGGCGCGGCGAATCGCTCAAGGTGCTGGAGCTTGGCAGCCTGGCCCTGTTCGCGCTGCTGCTGCTCTATACCGTCAGCGCCGCGCCGCAATGGACGGTGGCCACGGTGCGGCTCGCGGTGGATGCAGGCTTGCTGGCGATCGTGCTGGTCTCGCTGGCGATCGGACGCCCGTTCACGCTGCAATATGCCCGCGAGCAGGTGCCCAGGGAATACTGGGCGTCGCCGCGCTTCCTGGCGGTGAACCGGCATATCACGCTGGCGTGGGCCGCCGCGCTGGCGGTGATGGTAGCCGCCGACGCCGCGGCGGAATACGTCAGCGCCATCCCGTTGTGGGTCGATGTGGCGGCGACGGTGGCTTCGTTCGCCGGCGCCGTCATCTTCACGGTGCGCTACCCGGCAGCTGTGCGGCGGGCGGCCGAGGCCGCGGCATCGGCATCGGCCGCGCCAGGACGGCCGCTGGCATAGCCGGATAGCAACCCGGCCCCACAGGCTTCTGCTGCGTTTCTCCCCGAACTGTGGCAAATTTCCCGCACGGAGAACGGGAGGAGCCTTTTGCCATGAACCCAAGCACCAGTGCCGGCCTGTTGCGAGCGCGCGATGGCCGCAAAGCCCGCGTGACCGAGGGCGAGCTGTTCTTCGACCTGATCTACGCCTTTGCCATCACGCAGCTGTCGCACCTGTTGCTTCACCACCCCGGCCCGGAGGGCGCGCTGGCGCGGCGGGGAAAACGGCTGTCGAGGCGGCATAGACCGCCGCCGGCCTTCAGTGCTCGAACATGATCACGGAGCGCGCCAGTTCGCCGCGCCGCAGTTCGTCAAAGGCCTCGTTGATGTTCTCCAGCGGCATGCGGCGCGAGATCAGCTCGTCCAGCTTGAGCTTGCCCGACAGGTAGAAATCGACCAGCCTCGGCATGTCCACCGGGAAGCGGTTGGAGCCCATCATCGAGCCCTG
Proteins encoded:
- a CDS encoding low temperature requirement protein A, with product MNPSTSAGLLRARDGRKARVTEGELFFDLIYAFAITQLSHLLLHHPGPEGALARRGKRLSRRHRPPPAFSART